One genomic window of Desulfovibrio gilichinskyi includes the following:
- a CDS encoding DUF116 domain-containing protein, translating to MSVEKKSKKRLFIGLITGTSFLLCLFLASLWYVPYVGISSFGPWAAWILGIVVTALILLVGWAYLALLASIVLGKTFPFSKKARGLTIKLFLPLMTILGRIFGLSKRKIRASFIKVNNELVQSKAGTCDPDKILMLTPHCLQNSKCDMRLTYDVDNCKRCGLCTIKGLLELRDKYGAHFAVATGGTIARRIVVEKRPQLIIAIACERDLASGIQDTYPLPVFGVLNERPHGPCLDTQVSIIAVENALRKFIKAEKLPADADKNVGMTPLSGL from the coding sequence GTGAGTGTTGAAAAAAAATCTAAAAAAAGATTATTCATCGGCCTGATTACCGGCACGAGCTTTTTGCTCTGCCTGTTTCTAGCTTCGCTATGGTATGTGCCGTATGTGGGGATATCCTCCTTCGGACCATGGGCTGCATGGATACTTGGTATAGTCGTTACAGCACTTATACTGCTTGTCGGATGGGCTTATCTGGCCTTGTTGGCGAGTATAGTTCTTGGGAAGACATTTCCTTTTTCTAAAAAAGCTCGCGGCCTGACAATAAAGCTGTTTCTTCCGCTGATGACGATACTTGGAAGAATTTTCGGCCTGTCCAAACGTAAAATCAGAGCTTCCTTTATTAAGGTCAACAATGAGCTGGTGCAGTCAAAAGCCGGAACATGCGACCCTGATAAAATTTTAATGCTTACGCCTCACTGTCTGCAAAACAGTAAATGCGATATGCGCCTTACTTATGATGTGGACAACTGCAAACGCTGCGGACTTTGTACCATAAAAGGTCTTCTGGAACTCCGCGATAAATACGGAGCACACTTCGCGGTTGCAACAGGCGGAACCATTGCAAGACGTATTGTTGTCGAAAAAAGGCCGCAGCTTATCATTGCTATAGCCTGCGAACGCGACCTTGCCAGCGGAATTCAGGACACTTATCCGCTACCGGTCTTCGGAGTCCTCAACGAGCGTCCGCACGGCCCTTGTCTTGATACTCAAGTGTCTATTATAGCAGTTGAAAATGCACTGCGTAAATTTATTAAAGCTGAAAAACTACCTGCGGATGCAGACAAGAATGTCGGCATGACGCCACTTAGCGGCCTCTAA
- a CDS encoding transcription antitermination factor NusB, whose product MKNISLPGPRGLAFDCVSKALDSGMDAQAILDSALSSNDLAQRDRGFITEILYGYLRMRIRLQHVLGCFLSRPEGLPAPVLQVLGIASYEILHMDVPAYASVDWGVDSVKRLTQGKLGGLANAVLRKVARLAEDGVDIEFFRRNIHDEMKALAAYYACPQWIVELWIDSYGRDTAIKYLEAQICPPAAGFAIDTSDDAGQAAAATMLMEKEFIASDGEGFAFHSGVRPEALSGLSEKVLTRQSYAARVALSILEPSSWPTPVWDGCSGRGGKSRYLMHNEISPVLASDPNIGRLSALKKEFPKISAFRGSAINPPLAHESIGTALLDVPCSGLGVLSRRPDTKFKRSLEDTESLVLLQSKILDNGWKTIRKGGFLAYITCTLNPAENNEQIANFLKKNKDGRLKKEWTTSPDSQLKEFFYSALLEKI is encoded by the coding sequence ATGAAAAATATATCCTTGCCGGGTCCCAGAGGGCTGGCTTTTGATTGTGTATCCAAAGCTCTTGATAGTGGAATGGATGCTCAGGCCATACTGGACTCAGCCCTTTCATCAAATGATCTGGCTCAACGTGACCGCGGCTTTATTACCGAAATTTTATACGGCTATCTACGGATGCGAATCCGTCTGCAACATGTTCTGGGCTGTTTTCTCTCCAGACCTGAAGGGCTTCCTGCTCCTGTTCTGCAGGTACTTGGAATTGCTTCCTACGAAATTCTGCATATGGATGTTCCAGCCTATGCTTCCGTAGACTGGGGTGTTGATTCTGTTAAACGGCTTACTCAGGGAAAACTTGGAGGTCTCGCCAATGCGGTGCTGCGTAAAGTGGCAAGACTAGCTGAGGACGGCGTAGATATCGAATTTTTCCGCAGAAATATTCATGATGAAATGAAAGCTCTAGCTGCCTACTACGCGTGTCCGCAGTGGATTGTTGAGCTTTGGATTGACAGTTACGGCAGAGATACAGCTATTAAATACCTTGAGGCTCAAATTTGTCCTCCTGCAGCCGGATTTGCAATTGATACTTCAGATGATGCCGGACAAGCGGCGGCGGCTACCATGCTCATGGAAAAAGAATTTATTGCTTCTGACGGCGAAGGTTTCGCCTTTCACTCAGGAGTTCGCCCCGAAGCACTAAGCGGGCTTTCGGAAAAAGTTCTTACCAGACAAAGTTACGCGGCAAGAGTGGCGCTTTCCATACTTGAACCTTCAAGCTGGCCGACACCGGTGTGGGACGGCTGTTCAGGGCGCGGCGGTAAATCCCGTTACTTGATGCACAACGAAATTTCACCGGTTCTTGCCAGTGATCCAAATATCGGCAGACTCAGTGCACTTAAAAAAGAATTTCCTAAAATTTCAGCGTTCAGAGGATCTGCAATCAATCCTCCGCTGGCTCATGAATCAATCGGAACCGCGCTCTTGGATGTTCCTTGCTCAGGTCTTGGGGTTTTATCAAGAAGACCGGATACCAAGTTCAAGCGTTCCCTTGAAGATACGGAATCTCTGGTTCTTTTGCAGTCTAAAATACTTGATAACGGCTGGAAAACAATTCGTAAGGGTGGATTTTTAGCATACATAACCTGCACACTCAATCCGGCAGAGAATAATGAGCAAATCGCTAATTTTTTAAAGAAAAATAAAGATGGACGTCTAAAAAAGGAATGGACTACATCTCCTGATTCACAGCTGAAAGAATTTTTCTATTCTGCCCTGCTGGAAAAGATATAG
- a CDS encoding tetratricopeptide repeat protein, with the protein MGAAEENKDRKKIQGVFSSQNVQKIGTGTTVRRTISKMYWMAEEKDDGSLEVQALSTNYVPSGPKTTVTMEEFLSKYSPEPEFYVSTVYPKMQELSGAVQRGEKARQAGATYSAEFEFQNALGVDEDNVRANFGLGLTYMERGESSKANDIFERLVGLDAAFEAEHKHLFNEFGINLRKTGMQDQAIDYYNRALEMSPNDENLHYNMARAYFEKGLFDKSVEHLEKALSINADHPEAQKFLDYIRNMQSKA; encoded by the coding sequence ATGGGCGCAGCAGAAGAGAATAAAGATAGAAAGAAGATTCAAGGTGTTTTTTCCAGTCAAAATGTGCAGAAGATTGGAACAGGAACAACCGTGCGTCGAACCATCAGTAAAATGTATTGGATGGCGGAAGAAAAAGATGACGGAAGTCTGGAAGTTCAGGCGCTAAGCACCAACTATGTCCCTTCCGGTCCGAAGACTACGGTTACAATGGAAGAATTTTTATCAAAATATTCCCCTGAGCCTGAATTTTATGTTTCAACCGTATATCCTAAAATGCAGGAACTTAGCGGGGCTGTGCAGCGCGGAGAAAAAGCAAGGCAGGCCGGAGCCACGTACAGTGCTGAATTTGAATTTCAAAATGCACTGGGCGTAGATGAAGATAATGTCCGGGCAAACTTCGGGCTGGGTCTTACCTACATGGAGCGTGGAGAATCCAGCAAAGCTAATGATATATTTGAAAGGCTTGTCGGGCTCGATGCTGCTTTTGAAGCTGAACATAAGCACCTTTTCAATGAGTTCGGTATCAACCTGAGAAAAACAGGTATGCAGGATCAAGCCATAGATTATTATAACAGGGCGCTTGAAATGTCTCCAAATGATGAGAACCTGCACTATAACATGGCTCGTGCGTATTTTGAGAAAGGATTGTTTGATAAAAGTGTTGAGCATTTAGAAAAAGCTCTCAGCATTAATGCTGACCACCCGGAAGCACAAAAATTTCTTGATTATATCAGAAACATGCAGTCCAAAGCGTAG